The genome window GACGACACTCCCGAACTGCGCACCACCTCGGCGCCGGCGACGGTGCCGTCGATGGCCACGGTCAGCCGAATCTCCACGTCGGCCTCGATGCCGCGCCGGATCAGCTCGGGCGGATACGGAAGCGCAATGCCGCGCTCCACGGCGGGGAGACCGCTGCTGGCGATGCGCGGCAGCAGGGCACCGGTTGCGGCGGCAACCGGTGCGGACGCGCCCGGACCGGCGGCGGGCGAGGCAGCGGCGAGTGCGCCGGCCAGTGCCGTGCCGGGGTCGGGCACCCCCCCCACGTC of Spirochaetaceae bacterium contains these proteins:
- a CDS encoding TonB family protein — translated: DVGGVPDPGTALAGALAAASPAAGPGASAPVAAATGALLPRIASSGLPAVERGIALPYPPELIRRGIEADVEIRLTVAIDGTVAGAEVVRSSGVSSVDAEVAQALRQFLFASAGAAPVTGTIRVSYRLERVF